In Methanocella paludicola SANAE, the sequence TCGTAATCCGTATCGTTCAGCTCCGTGGACACGATCTTCGGCTCCTTCAGCTTCAGCGCCTTATCCATGAGCGCCTGGAGCTTCGCATCGTCGGCCAGGTCGGCCAGCCCGACGCTAATACCGTAAACTTCCTTGATGAGCGTATTGTAGTCATACACAGAAAGGTCGTCGGTCTCGCCGACGAAGAACACGGTGGGCTCGTAGACGCTCTTCCACAGGTCGAAAGCCTGGTTCTTTAATGCGAGTGTGATGAGGATGGCACGGCGGGTCTGCTCCTTTGCCGCCTCGGGGTCGTCCTTGTTCTCGAGGCGGAACGACATGCGGCCGTACCACATCATGGCCTTGAAATATTTCTTCAGGGTCTCGTTACGGTCGTAGTGGCCCCGGGGCAGGTACTGGCTGTAGTCTTCCTTGTAGCCGAAGATGGGCGAGCCCGCGAAGCCTTCATGGCCGCTGATCAGGGATAGCTCGTCCTCTACCATCCCGCTCACGGCCGAGGGGAGCGAGGGCGACTCGCCCAGCAGCTTAAGCGCTACGGCGAAGAACGCCGTGTTCTTGAGGGCGGCCACCTTGACAGTGCCAGTCGCAGCGTCCATCTGCGCTATCGACTCATTCATCATCAGCTTCGAGAGCTCGATGACGTCCGGGCTGAAGTGCTGTACCTCCAGCATGCGCAGGATGTAGTCGAACAAAATGTGATACGTGTGGAGCACCGAGTCGGTGGTCACGAACGCCGGGAGCCCGGCCTCGCTCAGGCTCTTGTAGACGTCGTAGACCTGGGCATCCATGGACGGCGTAAGGTAGAACAAATTTTTTGCGAGGGCGCTCTTCCCGGCGTCGCTGACGCCGAGCTCATCCAGGCCAGTGAGCTTCGAAACGTCGACAGAGTAGTCTTTCAGGGCTGGCGTCACCGTCGACGGCAGCGGCACGAACTGGGCGAACTTCGCCTGGGTCCTGCCCGTGACCGTGTACATGATGTTGCCCGTCGGGCGTATCGAAGGATTATCGTTCAGCGAGCTGCCCACGCAGCCCAGGACGCCGGAGCCCAACGCCAGCGCTCCCGCCGCGCCCATCGCCTTCAGAAAGGCGCGCCTGTTGATGCCTGAAAGACCATCGCTCATGATAGTAATTCTGGTGGTCGAGATAAAATATGTTGCCTTGACTACGGCCGGGTTCGTAATTATTATGGCGGGGCTTGCATCCACGTGAAACCAACAGGTTTTTATCTTCTCTCCTTCACTCTAATGTGGATGCGAACGATAGACTGGAGCGACGAGAAGGGCTGTATAACAATAATAGACCAGACGGCCCTGCCCTCGAAGCTTGTTTTGCTTGACATTGATCACGTTAATGTGCTTCATGAGGCCATCCTGAAGCTCCGGGTACGAGGAGCCCCGGCGCTGGGCGCAGCCGGGGGCTTCGGCGTGGCATTGCTGGCCCGCAGCATCAGGGCTAACGACTTTAAAGATTATATTAAAAAGCTGACAGAGGGTGCCGAAAGCCTGAAAAAGGTAAGGCCCACGGCCGTGAACCTTTCATGGGGCGTCGACCGGGTGCTGGCTGCGGCGCTTACCGGCAAGGACCGGGCGGAAGTAGAATCCACGGCCCTGCGGGAGGCGAAGGCGCTTGCTGACGAGGACGTGGCGCAGTGCCGGGCCATCGGCGAGCACGGCGCTAAATTACTGGAAAGCAGCGACACGGTCATGACCCATTGTAACGCCGGCCGCCTCGCCTGCGTCGACTGGGGCACAGCTCTTGGTGTCATTCGATCTGCAGTCGAGCAGGGAAAAGACATCAAAGTAATTTCCTGCGAAACGAGGCCCCTCAACCAGGGCAGCCGCATCAC encodes:
- a CDS encoding DUF3160 domain-containing protein translates to MSDGLSGINRRAFLKAMGAAGALALGSGVLGCVGSSLNDNPSIRPTGNIMYTVTGRTQAKFAQFVPLPSTVTPALKDYSVDVSKLTGLDELGVSDAGKSALAKNLFYLTPSMDAQVYDVYKSLSEAGLPAFVTTDSVLHTYHILFDYILRMLEVQHFSPDVIELSKLMMNESIAQMDAATGTVKVAALKNTAFFAVALKLLGESPSLPSAVSGMVEDELSLISGHEGFAGSPIFGYKEDYSQYLPRGHYDRNETLKKYFKAMMWYGRMSFRLENKDDPEAAKEQTRRAILITLALKNQAFDLWKSVYEPTVFFVGETDDLSVYDYNTLIKEVYGISVGLADLADDAKLQALMDKALKLKEPKIVSTELNDTDYDESGMDSIKGLRFMGQRFIPDSYMFQELVYAKVGTQGQPRLFPMGLDVMAVLGSKRAYEILDRVYNETRYSNYVKQMESLKRQFAALGADAWTQNLYWCWLYCLMPLLNEKGDGYPTFMKSQAWTDKELNTSLGSWTELRHDTILYAKQSYTMRATGIMPTHEPPKGYVEPNPELYGRLSSLAGMTIDGLKSRDLLLDVFGDRLTRLKDLLTSLKAISEKELTGTTLSDDEYSTIRYVGATLENITTFPPEVKDAITNDTDERMAIVADVHTDVNTEQVLEEGVGNPYHIYAAVPVEGKVVVAKGAAFAYYEFKWPMSDRLTDPKWQDMLKNGQAPETPEWTKSFKA
- a CDS encoding S-methyl-5-thioribose-1-phosphate isomerase, producing the protein MWMRTIDWSDEKGCITIIDQTALPSKLVLLDIDHVNVLHEAILKLRVRGAPALGAAGGFGVALLARSIRANDFKDYIKKLTEGAESLKKVRPTAVNLSWGVDRVLAAALTGKDRAEVESTALREAKALADEDVAQCRAIGEHGAKLLESSDTVMTHCNAGRLACVDWGTALGVIRSAVEQGKDIKVISCETRPLNQGSRITCFELMDDRIPVTLITDSMAGHFMRAGKIQKVIVGADRIVEDAVFNKIGTYSHSVLAKAHGIPFYVAAPLSTFDFTRREKDVIIEERDPEELRRWNATQIAPAGVPVYNPAFDATPMQNVTAIITEQGILEPPISFARLKKSSSQKPYIRDRTKGVQDGI